The following nucleotide sequence is from Nomascus leucogenys isolate Asia chromosome 13, Asia_NLE_v1, whole genome shotgun sequence.
AAGGCTTTTCTTGGCTTGAACCAGGTTGAGACTCTAACGACTCAAGCAGAGTGTCTAGAATTTAGTCTTCTAAACCtgcaataaatgtatttttttattttctggagtaATATAATTACCCTGAAAGCTCTCAAAGACTTGCTGCTTAGACTCCATGAATGAAGCATCATTTGAAAAggtacaataaagaaaataaagagatcaTAAGTATCATGACAAAAGAatgaaacactgatttttttttttttttgatacacggtctcactctgtcacccaggctggagtccaccaaaactcactgcagccttaaccttctgtgctcaagggatcctcccacttaagcctcctgagtagctggaactacaggcatatgccaccaagcctggctaatctTTGATTTTTTGGTACAGATTGTGTCTCcttatgctgctcaggctggacaaaaacttctggtctcaagcgatccttccatcttAGCTTCTCAaattgttggaattacaggcatgagccagtgcacttggcctgatatatatatatatatatatattttttaatgaaaagaaaaacgtTCCTTAAGAAAAGTTTCATTGTAGTAAGTAATCAGGATGAATAGCACATATTAGCTCTGAAAAAACTTTGGAAGCCTTCTTACTTCACTGAAAGTGGGGTTTATTAACTCAGCTGCCAACGGCTTTCCTTCCATTTAGCCTTTGTGTGAAAAACACAATTAATACTTTCTTGAGTAGTACAAGCCGAGCCGAGAAACCATCTTTCAGAGGTGTAAATTCTTGCCTTGGGTGGAAGGCTGGATGTTATTAACTTTCACAATTTCTTTCAACACTTGATTTTCCTCAATCATGGCAaagacatattatttatttttctttttagttgggAAAGTTGGTTCACGTGACTTttgcattttatagaatttttaagagctaagatgaaaattaaacatttctgcGTGTTAAGGATCCATGTTTCTCTGTCAGATGTCTGGTAGTTTGCTTGGCGATTTTTGCaaagataatttagaaattaagGAAACGattctctatgttttctttacgttaaaagaaaaaaagtctccaATAAAAAATTTCTCTATCCACATCACAGCTTAATTTACAATTTGAGCTGCTGGTGGCTGGCTTGAGGCCTCAATGTTAAAAATGAGAATGAGGCTAATTCTAGTGAACAGAGGTCCACACAGACAATTGCTATCTTTGTTAGATGCTCCAGTACCAAGCctaagaataggaaaaaaactaaaaacacccTGGACATGTAACAGAATCATCTTTTGCTGCCATCTTTCTCTTCAGTATAAGCTGAGCATGTGTTTGACGCATAGCGGTGTGGGAACTATATACTTTCTTCTTACTTTCCTTCAGTAAAGGAGCTTAGCTCCATTAAGCATTTTTCAAGatagtatatttaaaattaacataaaaggTAAAAGATTTTAATGCCTTTTAATATaaggaaaattgattttattaaaatgctttaaGATATTACAATACAATTACTTATTTATCACTGTAACTCTGTATTGTGAGTGTAACTTCCTTTCCaagtatattgatttttttgatgtgttttggAAGTAGGAAACGAACCAAAGTAGTCTATCAAAATTCTCATTCACCATCTTTCTTAAACAGAACCAAGTCCATCATGCTGACGGAGACTATTTCAagagtagaaattatttttattcaaaggGGTAGGATTATCCAATGTTTCTTAAACAATGAAAGACAGGTTATATTTTTCTAACCTGTGTTTTGCTGAGCTGAAGCatgaaatatcaaatatttataataaagtattcaTAGTTAAGTACACTGAATCATTAAAATGTTGGAAATATTGAAATGGATGATCGATCTTATTGGAGTCCTTGTGTGATACAAGAACTTCTGTATTTACTGTTAACAAGAAAAACTCAAAAGATTACATTCCTTTTTAGATTCAGAGCTCAAATAgaattgatttaaaatttaaagcacTTCTAATAAGACATTTCAGCATTGCATAAGTtaaacatggagaaaaaaaattacatttatgtttttctattaatACATTTCTTACTCTGAGGTGTTTACTAGAACTCAGAATAAATGTCTCTAAagatttagttttaatttttggctGCTTAGCTCTAACAATGACATTTATTCTGAGTACCATATAAAATGTGTagtaataattatatacatttttcctaGCTTGTGCTGTGAAGTATCTTGCATTTTGGCATATTATTCtgattttagagacagggtcttgctctgttgcccgggctggaatgcagtggtgtgatcatagctcactgcagtcctgTACTCttaggcttaagtgattctcctgcctcagcttctgaagtatctaggattacaggcgtgtggcactatatctggctaatttattttttaatttttttgtagagacgaggacttgctatgttgctggtttggtcttgaactcttggtctcacgtgattctcctgccttgggttcccaaagcgttgggattgcagacgtcagccactgcgcctggccttattctTATAAACTCAAGATTATCTGAATTCAAGCAAGGTACTGTTTTTCACAGCATCACTGAAATATAAAGATGTGTCATCTCGGGATAAGAACTAGGCTGATGTCAGTTATGCATCCTGCTATTAGCTCCCTTGTTATTTAATACCATGGAATAAAAAGGCAGCGTGAAAGTCTTTTTGCCACTATTGCCTGGCTTTTATGCAGCTACTCTTGCATCTATAATAGTGGAAGGGAAGAGCAATATGGATTGTAAAATGAACTCCATAGAAGATCCACTGTGGTCAGTAGATCAAGGCATGACAGTATCGATGTTAAGAATGGACAGTGGAGTCCAGTATATACAGATTCAAATCTAAATGCTCAGTAGCTGTATGACTTGGGCAGTTACTTAACCTATTTGGGTTTGAGTTTTcttgtcttcatctgtaaaaggagggctgttagaggtttcagtgaatatatgtgcacatatgtatatatattaagaGATATACATGATATGTATAAAGTATATATCCATtcctttgagatatatatatgaatatgtgtatTCCCTtgacatatatatgaatatatatattctcctaagatatatacatatatataatttcacatatttctttacacacacacacacacacagacacacaccccttAGAAGAGTTCCTTGTAGGTGGTAAGTGCTAATTAGATATTAACTATCATCACATTGCCGTCTCATTTCTGTATTTGAATTACTAATTAATAACACACAATTGAATGATCTGATGGTTCCTTCTTTTCCCTGGTTTTTTCTTAAAGGATCAAAGGTTGCAGCAAAATGTCACATTTAAGAAGCTGAGTAAACACAGAATGAGAAGCCCTAAAGCGAGGTGCTGTGTTAATAGACAGGCTAATCACTTCCTGAATATATAAGAACTAGCTCTTTGTAGAACTAGCAGAGAGACTGCTAGCCGGTTTTTGTTTTAGATTGATGGATTGATTTTCCAGGAACAGGCCTGATGAGAGCCCTCAAAAAAATTGCCTCTCATAGCCTATTGCAAATAAGTATAATCTTATATAAATCAAAGCACTAGTACGTGAGCATCCCAAGGACAGAGATTTTGTCTGTGTTGGTTCACAGCTATATCTACAGAGTTCAGGCAAGTGCCTGGCAAATAGTGGAGGCTCAGTAACTATCTCTTGAGtgaactgaatgaatgaaaaccttGACTTTTCCTTTAAATGGGATTaacattaaaagcaaaacaaaacagcatgctTTCCTATTTCCTTGATGGATTTCTGACCCTAAGAATGCTGTTAGGCAAGTAAGAAGGGCTGGAGAGCAGCATGTGAAGGGCACAGTGCAAATGTGTACACTTAGCAAGTATTTCAGAAATCTCGGATTTGGATTTGGTGAAGTATTCGCTGGAGTGTGTGGTGTGATGTCACACTTAACTCAGATTCATGTGTCACATCTGAATTACAAATATTCTGTCCAGCATCTCCCTAACTTGAGTGACTATGCTTATACTTTTTTTTACACAGGGTTTTCATAAATCTTTGATCCGTGACCAAGTGTCATAGAGAACTTTTCTTGAGTGAAACTCTCTGCAAACAGTTAGCTTATATTTAAGTTTCTATTCAGCTTTGAGTATAGTATTTTGGCTAAAATAATGTTTTGCACGgtccatttcacaggtgaggttGATTATATAGCATTCATTACTCTTAATTTAACTTACAATCTCAGATAgtggtttaaaatatataacactcATAACTATGTCTAACTTAATCAAATTTAAGTACATATTCTTTTCTACTCCTGtagcaaacattttttgaaaacagaaaaaagtcccTTTTGACAGCATAGGCTCGCTGATAATTTGAATAGAAAACCACTCATTTCTATACATGAAATTTTCCTGATTGTCTTTGTAATAAAAACTGAGAGGATATTCGCCATCCCTGGCTGAGCTGCACTGAATTCTActcttttataaatgtaataaaacagCAAACAACatcaaaatacattattaattagGCATGAATTTCTTAAAACGGtttacatcatctcatttaacttCAGAGCTTGCAGTCACCACAAAGCTACCATTGATTTATAATGCACATTACCACATCAAGCCTGGCCCAAGGACTCTGGGCCCAGAAGGAAAAAGAGCCATGGCAGAAATATGCTGAAAACATATCTGTATTCACAGACAACAATTAGGCTTACTGTAATTAGAGTGAACATTCAGGTTCATTTTATTCAAAGGTAATGTTTCTGCCCTTGAAGTTCCATGTAGAAAAGGGTCCTTGGAGTTAGAACACTGTGGAAGGTGATACAATTTCACTTGGCCCTCGGCTATGTAAGgtaaacattttacattattGCACAGTAACAAAAATTTACAGCCATAGATAACACAGGATCTGATCAACGTTAACACACCTGGTGTTTAAGGCTTACCCACATTGGAAAGCAATCATTTCCAGGATGGAGATCAAATATCTTAACACAGTGTCACCTGTCTGAGTTGCTAGAAAAGACctctcatttaaaaatctgttcataGAACGTGCTTTCACATTTTTCAGCCTCTTTTCACTTGTGTGCTAGACGGAGGCACTTTAAGAGCTATTAACTGTAGTCTCAAGAGTACAAGACATTGAGTTTCTTCAGTCATTGGTAAATATGGCaaggaattaaaatgaaattagattaaaaagaaagtaaacaaatcACTGAATCAGAAAATTTAGCCAAATCTTGTAAAAATCACTGGTCTCTGATTTAAAGATCCCcctcgccaaaaaaaaaaaaattagtagctaTCACTCATCTATGGCCAGAAGGGTAAACACTACTACATGATTCTGATGTTAAGGTATAACGGTTTTGCTGTTTGGGCTTGTAAACGTTTGGGCTTGTAAACGTTTTAAAACATTGGCGAATAAAGTACTTTGAATTATGTTTCGAGTAGTGTTTCAAAGTATATTATACACGGGTTtcaaatagaaaaactaaaaggTGGAATAAAACAATTTGGAAGAGTTTAGTAAAGCGTATAAAAATTAAAGGACTAAAAAACCCACTTCATTttcaatgtgtaaaaataaatCGCATCCATCCATGGGAATCCagtaactttttccttttctttctttcttttttggttttagttAGTTGGTACGTACTGCACCCTCCACAACACGTTGGAAATTAGGTCCTGGTACACACTAAGGAATATCCAGCCAGGTAAATACATCAGGGTGATGAGGCCCATGAAATTGAGCGGGTAGTGAGAATAGTCCCAGGAACAAGCCCCGCACGTGCGGAGTCCCAGACCCCAGGACAGCTCCCACACGTAGATGAAGATCACGTAGATGGGCACCCGCTTCCAAGTGCCCCAACCGCGGCTGTAGTGGAGGTGGAAGTAGAGCTTTTCCACCACGAAACTGCAGCTGCCGTACATAAAGAAGGACCAGAGCGACGTGTGGCCGCTGGTTGTCCCGTCCCCTTGCCCCAGTACGTTGAAGAAGAAGGTGAAGAAGATCTCATCCAGAAAGCCGTGCATTCCGAAGAAAAGAAAGCGGGGTAGGTCGGGCAGCCCCTGGCTGGGGGCTCCCCCGGCGCCCCTGGGGCCACGGGGTCGTCGCCGCCGGGCTCCGGCTGCAGTAGGGACCCGGGGGCCGGGAGGGGCGGGAAGCGCGCCCCtccgctgctgctgctgttgctgctgccgCCGCCTCTGTCGCCCGTACCGCAAGCGCAGGAAGCGCTTCAGGAACACTTGGCAGTGGTACAGCGCCAGCACGTACTGCAGCGCCAGGTCCAGCGCCCCTGGCGCCACCGCGACCCCCGCCCCGCCGCCCAGGCTGAGTAGTAGCGCCTGGCCCGCTAGGGTCTGCAGCCCCACGTGGGCCGAGGGGTAGAGGAGGAAATTGAAGACGAAGGCGCTGGGACAGCGCCGCTGCTGCAGGTACACCTTCTCCAGGGCGAAATGGGTGAGCGAGTGCAGCAGGCAGCGGTAGGGCGAGGAGAAGCCTAGCATCCGCAGGTCCGGGCTGCGGGCGAAGCGCCGGGCCGAGGACACCAGCACATCCAGGGTGATCCCGTGCATCCCGTAGAAGTAGAGGCGCATCCAGGCGGGCAGCGTGGCGCTCTCAGCCGGCGCTTCAGCAGTGGACAGCGGCTCCGGGCAGCCGGCTGCCGCCTCGCTTCCCGGTCCGCCCGGGGCCCCCGGACGCCGCGCCGCGCCGCCCCTCCGTGCGGGGGCCTCGTTGTCCACGTCGCTCCCCGCCATGGGCTCGGAGGCTGTCCGAACGCCCGAGGCTGCACCGCCGCCGCTGCCGGGTGCGCGGAGCTGCAGGGCCGAGCGGCCGAGCCCCGCGCCGCCTCCTGGCCGCTGCCGGCCCCCGGGGGGCGCGCAGGGAGCTCCGTCCCGGCCGCGGTCCCGCGGCAGCGGGGGCTGGTGCACTCAGGGGACTCGCGGGCCGCCCGGCTAGCGGAACACCCCCGCCGTGGCCCCGCTGC
It contains:
- the TMEM229A gene encoding transmembrane protein 229A encodes the protein MAGSDVDNEAPARRGGAARRPGAPGGPGSEAAAGCPEPLSTAEAPAESATLPAWMRLYFYGMHGITLDVLVSSARRFARSPDLRMLGFSSPYRCLLHSLTHFALEKVYLQQRRCPSAFVFNFLLYPSAHVGLQTLAGQALLLSLGGGAGVAVAPGALDLALQYVLALYHCQVFLKRFLRLRYGRQRRRQQQQQQQRRGALPAPPGPRVPTAAGARRRRPRGPRGAGGAPSQGLPDLPRFLFFGMHGFLDEIFFTFFFNVLGQGDGTTSGHTSLWSFFMYGSCSFVVEKLYFHLHYSRGWGTWKRVPIYVIFIYVWELSWGLGLRTCGACSWDYSHYPLNFMGLITLMYLPGWIFLSVYQDLISNVLWRVQYVPTN